One stretch of Streptomyces sp. NBC_00443 DNA includes these proteins:
- a CDS encoding anti-sigma factor gives MSFVDRLLRREDLHSLAAPYALDALEPGERYRFEKHLRNCALCAAEVRALSEDAARLAWSAAAAPPAAMRDRVLAAVRTTPQESAGREAGREPARARATQLPPHVWGNQPPPRTRATRTRPLLAPFATLTAAAALVVASLFAVQATKTQDQLDAQRARASEIANVLAAPDARATSGEDAEGRTIGVVASASEGRAIVTLSGYGDLPSGRVHQLWQMRPDVQPRSLGLFDGDTPLLASGLDKSATSLAVTVEPDGGSSQPTSQPVVQLALKSVGFGE, from the coding sequence GTGAGCTTCGTCGACCGACTGCTCCGGCGCGAGGACCTGCACTCCCTCGCCGCCCCCTACGCGCTCGACGCCCTGGAACCGGGCGAGCGGTACCGCTTCGAGAAGCACCTGAGGAACTGCGCCCTGTGTGCAGCCGAGGTGCGCGCCCTGTCCGAGGACGCCGCGCGCCTCGCCTGGTCTGCGGCCGCGGCGCCGCCCGCCGCGATGCGCGACCGGGTGCTGGCCGCCGTACGGACGACCCCGCAGGAGTCCGCCGGGCGAGAGGCCGGACGGGAGCCGGCACGCGCGCGTGCCACCCAGCTGCCGCCGCATGTGTGGGGGAACCAGCCGCCGCCGCGCACCCGTGCGACCAGGACGCGCCCCTTGCTGGCGCCGTTCGCCACCCTCACGGCCGCCGCCGCCCTCGTCGTCGCGTCCCTCTTCGCCGTCCAGGCGACCAAGACACAGGATCAGCTGGACGCCCAGCGCGCGCGGGCAAGTGAGATCGCTAACGTTCTCGCCGCACCCGACGCCCGGGCGACCTCCGGTGAGGACGCTGAGGGGCGGACGATCGGAGTGGTCGCCTCCGCATCGGAGGGGCGCGCGATCGTCACTCTGAGCGGCTACGGCGATCTGCCGAGCGGCCGAGTGCACCAGCTCTGGCAGATGCGCCCCGATGTGCAACCGCGCTCCCTCGGGCTCTTCGACGGCGACACGCCCTTGCTGGCGTCCGGTCTCGACAAGTCGGCGACGTCACTGGCTGTGACCGTGGAGCCGGACGGAGGGTCTTCGCAGCCCACCAGCCAGCCCGTTGTCCAACTCGCCCTGAAATCGGTTGGATTCGGAGAGTAA
- a CDS encoding DUF4331 domain-containing protein, giving the protein MTPNSRSGAGRKGLVTLVCGALAAGGLAAAGVTALEPGAAAASSHREAPLISGTPQYDNTDVYAFVSPDRPDTTTIVANWIPFEEPAGGPNFFTFAEDAQYDLHIDNNGDAQGELLYRFTFKTHVKNKKTFLYNTGPVESLDDPDLNITQTYDVELLKLKDQHLVSKTKVANDVPVAPSNVGKASMPDYAKLREQAVHKLAGDATSFAGQADDPFFLDLRVFDLLYGGNLSEVGNDTLKGYNVNSIALQVPTHMIAESADQPIVGIWSTTQRKNAKGYFEQVSRLGSPLVNEVVNPIKDKDKFNASSPWEDAQFLKNVTNPELPKLIEAIYKIPAPDEPRNDLVDVFLKGVKGLNQPPHVTPSEMLRLNTSIKPTAEPKRLGVLDGDNAGFPNGRRLTDDVIDASLQVVEGELLGAKNDLGDAVDKNDKDFEKAFPYVALPTEGSRGPLAKGTDGETDVRSQLGDALQPTGASGGTDDMTLIAGSAGAGALGILLIGGALMWWRRMRDRAY; this is encoded by the coding sequence ATGACACCTAATTCCAGGAGCGGTGCGGGACGCAAGGGCCTCGTGACCCTCGTATGCGGTGCGCTGGCCGCCGGGGGGCTCGCAGCCGCCGGTGTGACCGCGCTGGAACCGGGGGCGGCCGCCGCCTCCAGCCACCGTGAGGCCCCGCTGATCTCGGGGACTCCGCAGTACGACAACACGGACGTGTACGCGTTCGTCAGCCCGGACAGGCCGGACACGACGACGATCGTCGCGAACTGGATACCGTTCGAGGAGCCCGCCGGCGGACCGAACTTCTTCACGTTCGCCGAGGACGCCCAGTACGACCTCCACATCGACAACAACGGTGACGCGCAGGGCGAGCTGCTGTACCGCTTCACCTTCAAGACGCACGTCAAGAACAAGAAGACGTTCCTGTACAACACGGGACCGGTCGAGAGTCTGGACGACCCCGACCTCAACATCACGCAGACGTACGACGTCGAGCTGCTGAAGCTCAAGGACCAGCACCTGGTGTCGAAGACGAAGGTCGCCAACGACGTACCGGTGGCGCCGTCGAACGTCGGCAAGGCGTCGATGCCGGACTACGCCAAGCTGCGCGAACAGGCCGTGCACAAGCTCGCGGGCGACGCCACCTCGTTCGCCGGACAGGCCGACGACCCGTTCTTCCTGGACCTGCGCGTCTTCGACCTGCTGTACGGCGGCAACCTCTCCGAGGTCGGCAACGACACGCTCAAGGGCTACAACGTCAACTCCATCGCCCTGCAGGTCCCGACGCACATGATCGCCGAGTCGGCTGACCAGCCGATCGTCGGCATCTGGTCGACGACCCAGCGCAAGAACGCCAAGGGCTACTTCGAGCAGGTCTCGCGCCTGGGCAGCCCGCTGGTCAACGAGGTCGTCAACCCCATCAAGGACAAGGACAAGTTCAACGCGTCCTCGCCCTGGGAGGACGCCCAGTTCCTGAAGAACGTCACCAACCCGGAGCTGCCGAAGCTCATCGAGGCGATCTACAAGATCCCGGCGCCCGACGAGCCGCGCAACGACCTCGTCGACGTCTTCCTCAAGGGCGTGAAGGGCCTCAACCAGCCCCCGCACGTCACGCCTTCGGAGATGCTGCGCCTGAACACCTCGATCAAGCCGACCGCCGAACCCAAGCGACTCGGTGTCCTCGACGGCGACAACGCCGGCTTCCCGAACGGCCGGCGCCTCACCGACGACGTGATCGACGCCTCGCTCCAGGTCGTCGAGGGTGAACTGCTCGGCGCCAAGAACGACCTGGGCGACGCCGTCGACAAGAACGACAAGGACTTCGAGAAGGCCTTCCCCTACGTCGCCCTCCCGACCGAGGGTTCCCGCGGCCCGCTCGCCAAGGGCACGGACGGCGAGACGGACGTCCGCAGCCAGCTCGGCGACGCGCTGCAGCCCACCGGGGCCTCCGGCGGGACGGACGACATGACCCTGATCGCCGGTTCGGCAGGCGCCGGAGCGCTGGGAATCCTGCTGATCGGCGGGGCCCTGATGTGGTGGCGCCGGATGCGGGACCGGGCGTACTAG
- a CDS encoding GntR family transcriptional regulator translates to MTSFAPDSIVLNRKLPLWYQVSQSLRASILGRRPQDALRLPTEEQLAEHYGVSVLTMRQALKELEDEGLITRHRRRGTFIEPDALPGAPVRLLGSVDAIVAQQSGMVTELLDHGTAPVPAEVAEFFPGLDEVATYHRLRSEEKSGEPTNHARNYVRPELAARIDLDDLVRWPMTKVLRDVVGADISRITDTVEARLADPETARLLQVPLLSPILHYTGVTYDAEGRVLDAAVIHYRGDRFSFTVTLDAT, encoded by the coding sequence GTGACCTCCTTCGCCCCGGACTCCATCGTCCTGAACCGCAAACTGCCGCTCTGGTACCAGGTGTCGCAGTCACTGCGCGCCTCGATACTGGGCCGCCGGCCGCAGGACGCGCTGCGCCTGCCCACCGAGGAGCAGTTGGCGGAGCACTACGGCGTGAGCGTGCTGACCATGCGGCAGGCACTGAAGGAACTGGAGGACGAGGGCCTGATCACCCGCCACCGCAGACGCGGCACCTTCATCGAGCCGGACGCCCTCCCGGGGGCCCCCGTGCGACTGCTCGGCTCGGTGGACGCGATCGTGGCCCAGCAGTCCGGCATGGTCACGGAGCTGCTGGACCACGGCACGGCACCCGTACCCGCCGAAGTCGCGGAATTCTTCCCGGGTCTCGACGAGGTGGCGACGTACCACCGTCTGCGCAGTGAGGAGAAGTCGGGCGAGCCGACCAACCACGCCCGCAACTACGTCCGCCCCGAACTGGCCGCGCGCATCGACCTGGACGACCTCGTCCGCTGGCCGATGACCAAGGTGCTGCGGGACGTCGTCGGGGCGGACATCAGCCGCATCACGGACACGGTGGAGGCACGGCTGGCCGACCCGGAGACGGCACGGCTGCTGCAAGTCCCGCTGCTCAGCCCGATCCTGCACTACACGGGGGTGACGTACGACGCGGAGGGGCGTGTCCTCGACGCCGCGGTCATCCACTACCGCGGCGACCGCTTCTCCTTCACGGTGACCCTGGACGCCACCTGA
- a CDS encoding ATP-binding cassette domain-containing protein — MTSTYAVLSEGLEKRFGEVHALRGLDLAVAQGTVCGLLGPNGAGKTTAVRLLTTLLRPDAGSARVAGHDLLRDPAAVRRSIGVTGQYASVDGELTGRQNLRLFARLHRVRGPAERAGELLDRFGLTEAADRPASTYSGGMRRRLDLAASLVRRPDVLFLDEPTTGLDPASRNRIWDAVRELTAEGTTVLLTTQYLEEADQLADEIALVDRGRVAHSGSPAQFKSAIGALVEVVVTDADVMVKAAAVLDQLTGAEPSFDRERRAVAAVTRDGTLTLPRLVRELDAAGVPLLDASLKPPTLDDVFLQLTQESQDPQAPQAPQEEERAA, encoded by the coding sequence ATGACTTCTACGTACGCTGTACTTAGTGAAGGCCTGGAGAAGCGATTCGGCGAGGTCCACGCCCTGCGCGGACTCGATCTGGCCGTCGCGCAGGGCACCGTCTGCGGCCTCCTCGGCCCGAACGGCGCGGGCAAGACCACGGCCGTACGGCTCCTCACCACGCTGCTGCGCCCGGACGCCGGGTCGGCCCGGGTCGCCGGGCACGACCTGCTCCGGGACCCGGCGGCCGTCCGCCGCAGCATCGGCGTCACCGGCCAGTACGCCTCGGTCGACGGCGAGCTCACCGGCCGCCAGAACCTCCGCCTGTTCGCCCGGCTGCACCGGGTGCGCGGGCCGGCCGAGCGGGCCGGCGAGCTCCTGGACCGCTTCGGGCTGACCGAGGCGGCCGACCGGCCGGCGTCCACGTACTCGGGCGGGATGCGGCGCCGCCTCGATCTGGCGGCTAGCCTCGTGCGCCGCCCCGACGTGCTGTTCCTGGACGAGCCCACGACCGGCCTCGACCCCGCCAGCCGCAACCGGATCTGGGACGCCGTGCGGGAGCTGACCGCCGAGGGCACGACCGTGCTGCTGACCACGCAGTACCTGGAGGAGGCCGACCAACTCGCCGACGAGATCGCCCTGGTGGACCGGGGGCGGGTCGCGCACTCGGGCTCACCGGCGCAGTTCAAGTCGGCCATCGGCGCACTTGTCGAGGTCGTAGTCACCGACGCGGACGTCATGGTGAAGGCGGCGGCCGTACTGGACCAACTCACCGGCGCCGAGCCGTCGTTCGACCGCGAGCGGCGGGCCGTCGCCGCGGTCACCCGGGACGGGACACTCACGCTGCCCCGTCTGGTACGCGAACTCGACGCGGCGGGCGTGCCGTTGCTGGACGCGAGCCTCAAACCGCCGACGCTCGACGACGTGTTCCTGCAACTCACCCAGGAAAGCCAGGACCCCCAGGCCCCCCAGGCCCCCCAGGAAGAGGAGCGTGCGGCATGA
- a CDS encoding ABC transporter permease translates to MSTLAYDGGAMLGRQLRRLRNNPGLLILTQTMPITMLLFFGYVLGSALAMPGAEYRSFLVPGLLVATAANGLMTGMFQAAQDTHRGVMDRLRTLPVSRAAVPLGQAAADLLVTAAGTVPFLLVGLAVGWRIEGSALEAAGAVGLLLLFRFATTWVGIFLGLLTRNEEAAGQLGGATFILPLLSNAYIPTDGLPGWLRTLAEWNPISAVSTALRDLFGNAPVPDGAAWPVAHPVAGSLAWCAVLIAVFAPLAVRRYTRGEG, encoded by the coding sequence ATGAGCACCCTCGCGTACGACGGCGGCGCGATGCTGGGCCGGCAGCTGCGGCGGCTCCGCAACAACCCGGGTCTGCTGATCCTGACCCAGACCATGCCGATCACCATGCTGCTGTTCTTCGGCTACGTCCTCGGCAGCGCGCTGGCCATGCCCGGCGCCGAGTACCGGTCCTTCCTGGTACCGGGCCTGCTGGTGGCGACCGCGGCCAACGGGCTCATGACCGGCATGTTCCAGGCCGCCCAGGACACCCACCGCGGCGTAATGGACCGCCTGCGGACGCTGCCGGTGAGCCGGGCCGCCGTGCCGCTCGGCCAGGCGGCCGCGGATCTGCTGGTGACGGCCGCCGGGACGGTGCCGTTCCTGCTGGTCGGGCTCGCGGTGGGCTGGCGGATCGAGGGGTCCGCGCTCGAAGCGGCGGGCGCGGTGGGGCTGTTGCTGCTGTTCCGGTTCGCGACGACATGGGTCGGGATCTTCCTGGGGCTGCTGACCCGGAACGAGGAGGCCGCCGGTCAGCTGGGCGGGGCCACCTTCATCCTGCCGCTGCTGTCCAACGCGTACATCCCGACCGATGGCCTGCCGGGCTGGCTGCGCACCCTCGCCGAGTGGAATCCGATCAGCGCGGTCTCCACGGCCCTGCGGGACCTCTTCGGCAACGCGCCGGTACCGGACGGAGCCGCCTGGCCGGTCGCCCATCCGGTCGCCGGGTCGCTGGCCTGGTGTGCGGTGCTCATAGCGGTGTTCGCACCGCTCGCGGTTCGCCGGTATACGCGTGGGGAGGGGTGA
- a CDS encoding TetR/AcrR family transcriptional regulator — protein sequence MAGKAAEPQVIWARPERTGRGPRPAFTRADIAAAAVRIADTGGLDAVSMRHVAAELGCGTMSLYNYVPRKEDLYELMIDAIGAEHDIREPSGDWRADMIRNAQETRAIMHRHTWVPRLMSGVYGFSPNTLRYLEHCLACLEPLDVPSNVKMELVALLNGVVTTYTANEIATAERTRAMPWSEEEENAVRIAYLGSQVATGNYPRLAAAFMADSGPIDLEAVFRRALERVLDAFDPDRR from the coding sequence ATGGCGGGCAAGGCGGCCGAACCCCAAGTGATCTGGGCGCGTCCCGAGCGGACCGGGCGTGGCCCCAGGCCCGCGTTCACACGGGCGGACATCGCGGCTGCGGCGGTGCGGATCGCCGACACCGGTGGGCTGGATGCCGTGTCCATGCGGCATGTCGCGGCCGAGCTGGGCTGCGGGACGATGTCGCTGTACAACTACGTCCCCCGTAAGGAGGACCTGTACGAGCTGATGATCGACGCGATCGGTGCCGAGCACGACATCCGGGAGCCCTCCGGCGACTGGCGTGCCGACATGATCCGCAACGCGCAGGAGACCCGCGCCATCATGCACCGCCACACCTGGGTGCCGCGGCTGATGTCAGGGGTGTACGGCTTCAGCCCCAACACCCTGCGCTACCTGGAGCACTGCCTGGCCTGTCTCGAACCGCTCGACGTTCCGTCCAACGTGAAGATGGAGCTGGTCGCGCTGCTCAACGGCGTGGTGACGACGTACACCGCGAACGAGATCGCCACCGCCGAGCGCACCCGTGCCATGCCCTGGTCCGAGGAGGAGGAGAACGCGGTCCGCATCGCCTACCTCGGCAGCCAGGTCGCCACCGGCAACTATCCGCGCCTCGCCGCGGCCTTCATGGCGGACAGCGGGCCGATCGACCTGGAGGCGGTGTTCAGGCGGGCGCTCGAACGGGTGCTGGACGCCTTCGACCCCGACCGGCGTTAG
- a CDS encoding type ISP restriction/modification enzyme: protein MPSVTHDDAPLLADLMPWSVAPPRLGRAWPTGPDAASLKARWDAFVKAEGPDRDALLEPTRSRTLHSAVGQLPGQTTGTEKLIRASGPCPEPVRVLHAPFDEQWLIPDHRLIDAARPELWRVADERQVFVLEIPDSSLLATSLLPLLRPGRVRPLYRRPGGAEPNLAPGLLRYLASRLGHSPAPVDVLAWILAAARPDLTVPLPQDPGLWARGVESGHRMLWLMRRDGDRPKLPGGRRPYVRAPLPARPPALHYDRNEETLHLDEGRISPVPPEAWDFEMAGARVLEQWFTARVREPEPGTLAAIRPATWPQGWTSELLELITVLALLAELQARDQELTSAITATDLRTAGVLPVPESARRPASVLDGHEEGPEGQLALI from the coding sequence ATGCCCAGCGTGACGCACGACGACGCTCCGCTGCTGGCGGACCTCATGCCGTGGTCCGTCGCACCGCCGCGGCTCGGCCGGGCGTGGCCGACGGGCCCCGACGCGGCGTCCCTGAAGGCCCGCTGGGACGCCTTCGTGAAGGCCGAGGGTCCGGACCGGGACGCCCTGCTGGAGCCGACGCGCTCCCGCACCCTGCACTCGGCGGTCGGACAGCTGCCCGGCCAGACCACCGGCACGGAGAAGCTGATCCGCGCCTCGGGCCCCTGCCCGGAGCCGGTGCGGGTGCTGCACGCCCCGTTCGACGAGCAGTGGCTGATCCCCGACCACCGTCTGATCGACGCGGCCCGCCCCGAGCTGTGGCGGGTGGCGGACGAGCGGCAGGTCTTCGTCCTGGAGATCCCCGACTCCTCGCTGCTGGCGACCTCTCTGCTGCCGCTGCTGCGCCCGGGCCGCGTCCGCCCGCTGTACCGCCGCCCCGGAGGCGCGGAACCCAACCTGGCCCCCGGCCTGCTGCGGTATCTCGCCTCCCGGCTGGGCCACTCCCCCGCGCCGGTGGACGTGCTGGCCTGGATCCTGGCCGCCGCCCGCCCCGACCTCACCGTTCCGCTCCCGCAGGACCCCGGACTCTGGGCGCGTGGTGTCGAGTCGGGCCACCGCATGCTGTGGCTGATGCGCCGCGACGGGGACCGCCCGAAGCTCCCCGGCGGCCGTCGCCCCTACGTCCGCGCCCCGCTCCCCGCCCGCCCCCCGGCCCTCCACTACGACCGTAACGAGGAGACGCTCCACCTCGACGAGGGCCGCATCTCCCCCGTGCCGCCGGAGGCCTGGGACTTCGAGATGGCCGGCGCGAGGGTGCTGGAGCAGTGGTTCACCGCCCGGGTCAGGGAGCCCGAGCCCGGCACGCTGGCGGCGATCCGCCCGGCGACCTGGCCGCAGGGGTGGACGTCGGAGCTGCTGGAACTGATCACGGTCCTGGCGCTGCTGGCGGAACTCCAGGCACGCGACCAGGAGTTGACGTCGGCCATCACCGCGACCGACCTCCGCACGGCAGGCGTCCTGCCGGTCCCGGAGTCGGCCCGCAGGCCGGCCTCGGTGCTGGACGGCCACGAAGAAGGCCCCGAGGGGCAACTCGCGCTGATCTAA
- a CDS encoding sigma-70 family RNA polymerase sigma factor: MEADELLVLVAGGDQKAFEELYGLVSGPVFGLVRRVVRDPAQSEEVAQEVMLELWRSAAKFDPGRGSALSWILTLAHRRAVDRVRSARAAGEREQREALRANHPAFDHVAEEVEAGLEREWVRRCLERLTALQRQSVTLAYYDGYTYREVAERLSLPLGTVKTRMRDGLTQLRKCLGGVA; encoded by the coding sequence TTGGAGGCGGACGAGCTGCTGGTGCTCGTGGCGGGCGGGGATCAGAAGGCGTTCGAGGAGCTGTACGGGCTGGTCTCCGGGCCGGTGTTCGGGCTCGTACGGCGGGTCGTGCGCGACCCCGCCCAGTCGGAGGAGGTGGCGCAGGAGGTGATGCTCGAACTGTGGCGGTCGGCCGCGAAGTTCGACCCCGGCCGGGGCAGTGCCCTGTCGTGGATCCTCACCCTCGCCCACCGCCGCGCCGTCGACCGGGTGCGCAGCGCCCGCGCGGCCGGCGAGCGCGAGCAGCGCGAGGCACTGCGCGCGAACCACCCTGCGTTCGACCATGTCGCCGAGGAGGTCGAGGCCGGCCTCGAACGCGAGTGGGTGCGGCGCTGCCTGGAGCGGCTCACGGCACTGCAACGTCAGTCCGTCACCCTCGCCTACTACGACGGCTACACCTACCGTGAAGTGGCCGAGCGGCTCTCCCTGCCGCTCGGCACGGTCAAGACCCGGATGCGCGACGGACTCACCCAGCTGCGCAAGTGCCTGGGAGGTGTCGCGTGA